A window from Drosophila subobscura isolate 14011-0131.10 chromosome O, UCBerk_Dsub_1.0, whole genome shotgun sequence encodes these proteins:
- the LOC117896945 gene encoding enhancer of split m5 protein encodes MSPQANIEPTIVSKTQHYLKVKKPLLERQRRARMNKCLDTLKTLVAEFQGDDAILRLDKAEMLEAALVFMRKQVVQQQAPVSPLPMNSFRNGYMNAVSEISRVMACNSTMSVDIGKTVMTHLGVEFQRMLQSDQHHETQLESSIRPASPASSGYHSDVEESEAAASPKTDSMWRPW; translated from the coding sequence ATGTCTCCACAGGCAAACATCGAACCCACAATCGTCTCAAAGACCCAACACTATCTGAAGGTGAAGAAGCCACTGCTGGAACGTCAGCGTCGTGCCCGCATGAACAAGTGCCTGGACACGCTTAAGACTTTGGTGGCCGAGTTCCAGGGCGACGATGCCATACTGCGCCTGGACAAGGCCGAGATGCTGGAGGCGGCACTTGTCTTCATGCGCAAACAGGTGGTACAGCAACAGGCGCCCGTGTCACCACTACCAATGAATAGCTTTCGGAATGGCTACATGAACGCCGTCAGTGAGATCTCCCGTGTTATGGCCTGCAACTCGACTATGAGTGTGGACATTGGAAAGACGGTGATGACACATCTGGGCGTTGAGTTCCAGCGCATGCTGCAGTCCGATCAGCATCATGAGACCCAATTGGAATCCTCTATACGTCCTGCCAGCCCAGCCTCTTCGGGTTATCACAGCGATGTGGAGGAGTCCGAGGCGGCTGCCAGCCCCAAGACAGACAGCATGTGGCGGCCCTGgtaa